A genomic region of Leptolyngbya sp. NIES-2104 contains the following coding sequences:
- a CDS encoding CoA-acylating methylmalonate-semialdehyde dehydrogenase has translation MTQPASIVQNYINGEWSTPTAETYLEVINPATIEVLSKVPLSPATEVDRATTAAQTAFSTWRRTPATERVQYLFKLKALLEEHFEDIAQTITLECGKTIAEAKGEMRRAIENVEVACGIPILMQGYNSEDIARGIDEHMIRQPLGVTAIITPFNFPGMIPFWFMPYSIACGNTCIIKPSERVPLTMQKIFHLLEQTGLPKGVVNLVNGAKEVVDALLDHPTIRAISFVGSSPVAKYVYSRAAANGKRSQCQGGAKNPVIVLPDADITMTTKIMADSAFGCAGQRCLAASVAITVGSAKTTFTDAIAEAATTRQVGFGLDSGVQMGPVINDQSKTRIETIIGQAETEGATVLVDGRSPKVSGYENGYFVRPTILQNIDPVGEIANTEIFGPVLSLIHLETIDDAIALVNRSQYGNMASLFTSSGAAARKFRYEAEAGNIGINIGVAAPMAFFPFSGWKESFFGDLHGQGWHAIEFFTQTKVIVERWHDWTRQF, from the coding sequence ATGACGCAACCTGCTTCGATCGTTCAAAACTACATCAACGGTGAATGGTCTACTCCAACTGCTGAAACCTATCTAGAAGTCATTAATCCCGCCACAATCGAAGTTCTCAGCAAAGTTCCGCTCTCTCCCGCCACTGAAGTCGATCGTGCTACCACTGCCGCTCAAACGGCTTTCTCTACCTGGAGAAGAACTCCCGCTACCGAGCGCGTTCAATATCTGTTCAAGCTCAAAGCTCTGCTCGAAGAACACTTTGAAGACATTGCCCAAACAATCACGCTCGAATGTGGAAAAACGATCGCAGAAGCAAAAGGCGAAATGAGACGAGCGATCGAGAATGTTGAAGTTGCCTGTGGAATTCCAATCTTGATGCAGGGCTACAACTCCGAAGATATTGCCCGTGGCATTGATGAACACATGATCCGCCAACCGTTAGGCGTGACGGCAATCATTACGCCGTTTAACTTTCCGGGTATGATTCCGTTTTGGTTTATGCCGTATTCGATCGCGTGTGGTAACACTTGCATCATCAAGCCTTCTGAACGTGTTCCTTTAACCATGCAGAAAATCTTTCACCTACTTGAACAAACAGGCTTACCGAAAGGTGTGGTGAACTTAGTCAATGGTGCAAAAGAAGTCGTTGATGCTTTACTAGATCACCCAACGATTCGAGCCATTAGCTTTGTCGGATCGAGTCCGGTGGCGAAATATGTGTATAGTCGGGCAGCGGCGAATGGGAAACGATCGCAGTGTCAAGGGGGAGCCAAAAATCCGGTGATTGTGCTGCCGGATGCGGATATTACGATGACCACGAAGATCATGGCGGATAGTGCTTTTGGATGTGCTGGGCAGCGTTGTTTAGCGGCATCGGTGGCGATTACGGTCGGAAGTGCAAAGACGACGTTTACGGATGCGATCGCAGAAGCAGCAACAACTCGACAAGTCGGATTCGGGCTTGATTCTGGGGTGCAAATGGGTCCGGTGATCAATGATCAAAGTAAGACGCGAATCGAAACGATTATCGGACAAGCTGAAACCGAAGGAGCGACCGTTTTAGTGGATGGTCGATCGCCGAAAGTTTCGGGCTATGAAAACGGTTATTTTGTTCGCCCGACAATTTTGCAGAACATTGATCCAGTAGGAGAGATTGCGAATACTGAGATTTTTGGTCCGGTGCTAAGCTTGATTCATTTAGAAACGATCGACGATGCGATCGCGCTTGTGAATCGCAGTCAATACGGCAATATGGCATCTTTATTTACGTCCAGTGGTGCAGCCGCGAGAAAATTCCGCTACGAAGCTGAAGCGGGAAACATCGGCATCAATATTGGGGTTGCGGCTCCGATGGCGTTCTTTCCGTTTAGTGGGTGGAAAGAAAGCTTTTTCGGAGATCTACACGGGCAGGGATGGCACGCGATCGAGTTTTTCACGCAAACGAAAGTGATTGTCGAACGCTGGCATGATTGGACACGACAGTTCTAA